A genomic window from Erythrobacter sp. BLCC-B19 includes:
- a CDS encoding glycosyl transferase family protein codes for MFAPELWRGLVLLQHELLLFAGVFFLIGALDDLAVDGIWLWLKVSGRARTARRGREALRARPLSGPVAVLIPAWREAAVIGQTLRHLLDTWPHATLRLYIGCYRNDPATLGAAIAAARGDPRLRLVILDRDGPTTKADCLNRLHAALLLDEARSGRRFATVVFHDAEDMVDPAALGLLDECIAGGADFVQLPVEPLVPHHRDFAARHIGAHYCEEFAEAHGKAMVVRDALGAGLPGAGVGCAVSRRALDWLVRREGDGGAAGLPFASDSLTEDYELGLAVAAAGGRCRFVRARGEDGRLIATRAFFPHAFDAVVRQKARWVLGISLLGWDRVGWSGGITEFWMRARDRRGPLTALVLLVGYVLVLLTGVMGVMVVTGLSEPVPLSPVLRAVLYANAVAFGWRIVWRFAFTAREHGVAEGLFAVLRLPLANVIAIIAGRRAVFAYARTLAGRSAVWDKTDHDTHPAELGARLRGQLALAGAQRP; via the coding sequence ATGTTTGCGCCTGAGCTGTGGCGGGGTCTTGTCCTGCTACAGCACGAATTGCTGCTGTTTGCCGGCGTCTTCTTTCTGATCGGCGCGCTGGACGATCTGGCAGTCGATGGAATCTGGCTGTGGCTCAAGGTCAGTGGGCGGGCGCGCACCGCGCGGCGTGGCCGCGAAGCCTTGCGCGCGCGGCCGCTGTCGGGGCCGGTCGCGGTGCTGATCCCGGCCTGGCGGGAAGCGGCGGTGATCGGGCAGACACTGCGCCACCTGCTCGACACCTGGCCGCACGCCACCCTGCGCCTCTATATCGGCTGCTATCGCAATGACCCTGCGACCCTCGGGGCGGCGATTGCCGCGGCCCGCGGCGATCCTCGGCTGCGGCTGGTGATCCTCGACCGTGACGGGCCGACCACCAAGGCCGACTGCCTCAACCGGCTGCACGCAGCCCTGCTGCTGGATGAAGCGCGCAGCGGGCGGCGCTTTGCCACGGTGGTGTTCCACGATGCCGAGGACATGGTCGATCCGGCGGCGCTCGGCCTGCTGGACGAATGCATCGCGGGCGGGGCGGATTTCGTGCAGCTGCCGGTCGAGCCGCTGGTGCCGCATCACCGCGACTTTGCCGCGCGGCATATCGGCGCGCATTATTGCGAGGAATTTGCCGAGGCGCATGGCAAGGCGATGGTGGTGCGTGATGCGCTGGGGGCGGGGCTGCCGGGCGCGGGCGTGGGCTGCGCGGTATCGCGCCGGGCGCTCGACTGGCTGGTGCGGCGCGAGGGGGATGGCGGAGCGGCGGGCTTGCCGTTCGCCAGCGATTCGCTGACCGAGGATTACGAGCTTGGCCTCGCCGTCGCGGCCGCGGGCGGGCGCTGCCGGTTCGTGCGCGCGCGGGGCGAGGATGGCCGCCTGATCGCCACCCGCGCCTTCTTTCCCCACGCCTTCGACGCGGTGGTGCGCCAGAAGGCGCGCTGGGTGCTCGGGATTTCGCTGCTGGGCTGGGACAGGGTGGGCTGGTCGGGCGGGATCACGGAATTCTGGATGCGCGCGCGCGACCGGCGCGGGCCGCTCACGGCGCTGGTCCTGCTGGTGGGCTATGTGCTGGTGCTGCTGACGGGCGTGATGGGTGTGATGGTGGTCACCGGCCTGTCCGAACCTGTGCCACTGAGCCCGGTGCTGCGCGCGGTGCTCTATGCCAACGCGGTCGCCTTCGGCTGGCGGATCGTCTGGCGTTTTGCCTTCACCGCGCGCGAGCATGGCGTGGCAGAAGGCCTGTTCGCGGTGCTGCGCCTGCCGCTGGCCAATGTCATCGCGATCATCGCCGGGCGGCGCGCGGTGTTTGCCTATGCGCGCACGCTGGCGGGGCGGTCTGCCGTGTGGGACAAGACCGACCATGACACGCATCCCGCAGAGCTCGGCGCGCGCCTGAGGGGGCAACTCGCGCTTGCCGGAGCGCAGCGCCCGTGA
- a CDS encoding VOC family protein: MVKYLHSMIRVADPAATVAFFELIGLREVRRFDSEQGRFTLIFLAAPGQEGLAEVELTYNWPPEDGAPAEEYTGGRNFGHLAYRVENIYETCQRLVDAGHTLHRPPRDGHMAFVKSPDGISIELLQEGYLEPAEPWVSLPNIGSW; this comes from the coding sequence ATGGTGAAATATCTTCACTCGATGATCCGCGTCGCTGACCCCGCCGCCACGGTCGCGTTTTTCGAACTGATCGGCCTCAGGGAAGTGCGCCGCTTCGACAGCGAACAGGGCCGCTTTACCCTGATCTTCCTCGCCGCGCCGGGACAGGAAGGGCTGGCCGAGGTCGAACTGACCTACAACTGGCCGCCCGAAGACGGCGCCCCGGCGGAGGAATATACCGGCGGGCGCAATTTCGGGCACCTCGCCTACCGGGTCGAGAACATCTACGAGACCTGCCAGCGCCTCGTCGATGCCGGTCACACCCTGCACCGTCCCCCGCGCGATGGACACATGGCCTTCGTCAAATCGCCCGACGGCATTTCGATCGAATTGCTCCAGGAAGGCTATCTCGAGCCGGCCGAGCCGTGGGTGAGCTTGCCCAATATCGGTAGCTGGTAA
- a CDS encoding SIMPL domain-containing protein yields the protein MSGDDVQPANSANGVLREPAALRWFGTAAILSIGMIAGGYLLGDGLLRAKDAERAVTVRGLAERNVTADLATWTISYSASSTSLAEAQGKVRADTAAIEAFFKDLGFPADALQPTGANVTSFTNEGVTTYTVRQRLALRTEDITRAQKAVARQFDLVGRGVFLEEGSGMAYTFTKLNAIKPEMVAEATKDARAAAEQFAKDSGSGVGKIRDATQGYFEIEARDGEAGGWGSADSPYKKVRVVTTVSFTLD from the coding sequence ATGAGCGGCGATGATGTGCAACCGGCGAATTCGGCGAACGGTGTTCTGCGCGAGCCGGCTGCGCTGCGCTGGTTCGGCACGGCAGCGATCCTGTCGATCGGCATGATCGCAGGCGGGTATCTGCTGGGCGACGGGCTGCTGCGCGCCAAGGATGCCGAGCGCGCGGTCACCGTGCGCGGCCTTGCCGAACGCAACGTCACCGCCGACCTTGCGACCTGGACGATCAGCTATTCCGCATCCTCCACCAGCCTTGCCGAAGCGCAGGGCAAGGTGCGTGCCGATACCGCCGCGATCGAGGCCTTCTTCAAGGATCTGGGCTTTCCCGCAGACGCGCTCCAGCCGACCGGCGCCAATGTCACCAGCTTCACCAATGAAGGCGTGACCACCTACACGGTGCGCCAGCGGCTTGCCCTGCGCACCGAAGACATCACCCGCGCGCAGAAGGCGGTCGCGCGGCAGTTCGATCTGGTCGGGCGCGGGGTGTTTCTGGAGGAGGGCTCGGGCATGGCCTATACCTTCACCAAGCTCAACGCGATCAAGCCGGAAATGGTCGCCGAAGCCACCAAGGACGCGCGCGCGGCCGCCGAACAATTCGCCAAGGATTCCGGATCGGGCGTCGGCAAGATCAGGGACGCAACCCAGGGCTATTTCGAGATCGAGGCGCGTGACGGCGAAGCGGGCGGCTGGGGCAGCGCCGACAGCCCCTACAAGAAGGTGCGCGTGGTCACGACCGTGAGCTTCACGCTCGACTGA